Below is a window of Perca fluviatilis chromosome 6, GENO_Pfluv_1.0, whole genome shotgun sequence DNA.
caggtgagtgatgtgctgactggcacaaGTCCATGCatatagtgcagctgtgatgcagcttaacgggtacttaagtcacacctggaagaagagaaacaaaccaacaaaatacttgttctttctgctcagtttgctttgtattaattaaaaaattacatttaagttgcaaataaagcatatcatctctagatctgttttattagtggtgaaattgtacttaacagactgggtccgtgtactttttcgttcatttgattttcatttcataaacaggtattaaaaaacaaatggttatttgattttcgttttaaatcatggggatcagaccccggtgctgggtctaatattctaatattagctgctgcagctagttagcagctagctaccagccctgtgagcttggtccccgcggttcgctccccggtgctgactgactctggtccgtctgcagagctgctagcaccgctctagctgacctgggaatctaccgcttcggtgatttattcatattttatttactttgcagtgatatgctatgcactgatgtcaggcaggcgtCGTTGCTGCgtttttagtctgagcctgtgagataactaaacttcctttgaatataacgtgcatataaatagacggaataaataaaagtccccgggaaataaatataagtaaaacatatgtatttaggctattgaactataatgactaatgcctatatatgtattgcctcatttatgtatttcatgttccatttcatagccatatttattatgtaaaggggcaaaaatggacgcgatcagtcgctcaggaagttatagactacagtttccacCAGCAGTCAAGAGCggggacattctaacgctttAACGGGAAAAGCTTAACgcggtaacttaatgtacctaaacaatgatcaatcagatatcaatcagttatcagtcacataacgtccataataattggactttggggttagattttttgacagttttcagtggttatgaggagcaatatgagagagaaatttggtaatcattgatcattgtttaggtacactaaaccacctctatttgtttctggacatcaagctaggccatatgctagctaggtgcttaagttctGTTACTCACCCgaagttgtggacataacttcatacgtcccacttcaaagctttctccagtTTCCTGACCGGTGCAGGTGAAAgggtcgaccattctgtgcacattgttgacatatacttataataaagctataaacgggcgcggggatatataaacttggttacagtcaggttacagtgcgccagccctcaacagacgttctaaagtaaagtgaacgcaccctcaacggggttgggatcatttcattggtcaacactacagctagcattctattggttgttgacttttgatagggttataacacacaaaaaatccaagcgcgcaggagaaatccgagagcagaaactttgcaagtgagcagaatcagcctgagtgcgaggagaaggttcaaagctgagagcaggaaatctgtccaaacaacaacatatctgagtccaagcagaaagtttgagtgcaagcagagcaaatccaagcgcgagcacaaactttgagcacaagcagagaaaatccaagcgcgagcacaaactttgagcacaagcagagcaaatccaagcgcgagcagtgactatttgagtgtgagagcaaggttttgagggaaattattacaaaatctgaacgtaatatcagtgagaaatgctctcaaattgaaagaatgcgctcttgattaaagataggaatataactccatacacaggtggcattgactacatcagcttcgCCCTTAACCAAATAGCAACAGCTCTAAAAGGCGAAGCTTATACGAAATAGAACaatagttacgtattgtaactccagattctatgaatGTAGGCATAGACCTCTAAGATCCAGGCAACCTGCTTCACTAACATTGGCTGAAGAAAAATGCTGATATGGGAGCAGATCTCTGGTCTCGCAGCtgaaatatacagtaactgcggACGTAAGAGAGGCCCGTGCAGGGCACAAGGGCACGAaagaaatcttcacgactgcgcatgcgcgagggataaacccaatagcaacagctcttagagggctatgcctatactcatattatctggagttacaatacgtaactatcgATGTCCTATTTGGTTTCTAATAAATTACGAGATAAGGATTTTGTGAATTATATGCACTCCTGTACATATGCCTTTTACTTATTAGTGACATGTCtagattcttctttttttaagagtggcttgatgacggcagttttcagggcctgtggtaAGGCACCTGAGAGAAGAGACGTGTTTACAATCTGAAGGTCTAAGGCCAAACAATTTGAAAAAGCTTGTTGGCAgattttcaaggcagcaggaggaggaggttttTATGGTTTTATGGTCGAAATTGTGTCATTGTATTTGAATTGGTTTTACATGGACACAGGGACAACACGTATCCTGTACCTGATATGGAGTCATTAACTgcttgtctaattttctgaattttgatAGTGAATTCATTGCTGGCCCTGGTGGCTAGCAGTTCAGATGATAGTGACACAGGAGGGTCTGTTAGCCTGTAAATAGTATCAAGGCGCGTGCGTTGTTTTTGGtgataatgtcagagaagatGGACCACCTTGCATTCCTCATTTCCAAATTACAAATgggaagtctctctttatatatgTCATAATGAACCTGGAGATTTGTTTTTCACCACCTGTGTTGAGCTTTTCgaaactctctttttttctgttctttacAGCGTggcatttctccatggagaccttttcttaccagagacagacTTCACCTTAGTGGGTGCaatggcatcaataacatttgtaattttagaATTGAAATGATCTACAAGGTCATTGACTGAGGCACAAAAGAGGGCaggtgtggaggagaaaagcaGAATGAAtgtttcactggtgttttcagcgATGTACAATTTTGTGATTACCTCTGTTTGAAAAGTGTGTACACTGAGATAGTGCTAtcaaagaaaacacaagaatGATCAGACAGAGCAAAATCAGTCACCATAACCTTGGAAATGGACAGaccccttggagataatcaagtcgaGTGTGGGCTCTCttacatgctgagtcagtccatagttaTCAAGAACACAACATATTTATTTAGTCCCTCTGTCCAGGGGGTTGTCTacgtcaatgttaaaaacaattgagaaaGGTTTTGGTGCACAGATCCCCGGCCTGTCCTGGAAAGAGTCACAGCATGCACCCAGCACATATCAATAAgagtttgtgtgctttttgtaCACACGCATGCCTATCAGGCTGGGGAGACAGAGGTTGCTGTTGTGGAGGGagcagaggtgcctggcgttttaccTTTGAAGAGCGTGTTCAAACTGGGGCAGGTAGATGCCAGGGGGGGGAATAAAAGTGTGTAAGAGTGTGGGGAAGGAGGGTTTGGTTCCAGCATTAACCAGCTCCTTCATCTGGTCAATGAACTCCAATGGGGGAGGAGGGTTAAAGGGGGTAATGGGTGAATGGAGAGAATGGTGGTATTGATGGGGTATGGGGCGGTGAAGAGAAGGATCCTCAAAAGTGTTAGTGTTGGTGAGGCGGGTAGAGGCGGGTTATGATTCCTCGTCTCGGCTCTGTAGTCTCCCATGGTTAAAGCTCTCCTCAGGTGGGGCTGAGGTAAATCTCTGCCGCGTTGTGTTATGTCTTCCACTTGTTTAGATTCTTCTTGTCTCGTGTCCTTGGCAGAGGGAACAGATAGGTGATGCAGGTAGTAAAGTAGGGTTGAGGttaacagctttactcctgactTGGTAAGGAAAAGTCCATATCcaaaaagatgtctgcagtcCCAGAAAAAGCTGAAATTGTCAATAAAATGCACTGAATGGACATGCAGTTGAAAGCAATGTGTTCCGTTCCAACAACCTGCTGAATCTCTCAGTTCATCTTCTGACTGGTGGTAGAGGGTCACTGATAAACTCTTCAGCATTCAGAAAGCTGACTGTGTTCAACAAATCAATAAAGTCATGTTTCAGCACTTCAGGCTATTGCTTAACAACATCATTTGATGTGCAGTATGAAGTTCTTCGCAGTTTGGTGTGCTGCCACGGTATGCAGGATTCTTTCTGCCAAGTCAGGGACCAtgtccttgggagtgttttggTGATTTTACCGAAAACATGCTTTTTACATCTCTTgcagcagagtcacccacaattAGAGTTTGAGGCCCGTTCTGTAGCCTTTTATTCTTTGAGTTACTCTTAGCCCTTAACCTTctgtgtgacgatgagacgATAATCCACGTCATCAGATGGAGATCGAGGGTCCTGCAGCAGTGAAACATATCTTTTGTCCAGTTGCATACTGGCTGTTCAGGAGGTGTTTTGTTGCTAGTTCTCCCTTTCGCAGCTGTCCACGGCTGTGTCACACTAAGTACAGGGGTTAAAGAGGCGCTCTGCGTTACTCCTAGGCTGTGCACCAATCTAGCTTTTGGTAGTACTGAGGAGGTcatcaaaatgttgaaatatatCTACCAAAAAAGTATCCAGGAGTCGCTTCTTGTAGTTTTtcacagaagaaaaacaagaatatcagcagaaaaatgCAGGCAGAGGCAAGCCAGGCAGTAGAAGCTTCTGCACTGTAAGAAAGcaataaccaaaaaaaaaactagaaaggTCCTTATGCTCTAATTGGGAACATTCCCACCAAATAATTTGACAGACGGATGCATGCAGGAATTGGCCAGATGTACTGCCAACCATAAAAACAAGCAGACGAGGTTTGGAATTGTATGTAATGCCATATTGAAGCATATTAAACCAGCTTGAAATATCAGAAAGATATTCAGGCCCTGATTTAACAGGCTAATGCAGGTAGCAGCTACATATAAGTACAGAAATGTCCCTTTGTTGTAGGCATTAGATGTTTAATGATGCAAACCATCAGATTCAGATTCAAATCTTTTGGTGGGGCGGCCTCCTGGGTGAAATGCCGTGTTAATAGTTTGTGGTCCTTTAACAcatttctgtgagatcaggctgAAATAATTTAGAGTAAACAATCAATTTTTATTCAAGTGCATGATAAAAAGatggagtgtctatttgcacccccggtacgaatagcctaggccacacagctgagctattcacaccctgtgacgtaacaacaaaaacacgttgctcgcgtgcaccgaaatcatggcggatgTTCATCTTCCATGAACGCAGAAACTGCCGTATTAGGagagttttgtctctaaagtttataacaattgaatttctagcggaaaatggatactacagttgcgctttctgtcttcagtgaaagcatacaaccgttagtttgttagtaaGTACcatagtacctattttttgtatacagtatggttacatAGCAACCGTGGCTTATCCCTCATTCTGTAAGTACttctaggtgagtggttagagCACTGAGCTTTGGTCTAGGAGTTGGGAGTTTGATTCCCCAGTTAggtgatcttgtttttttcattttggattggataatttgcacgCAATTGCGCAAATCAGGGCCCGCAAACGCAAAAACAtgtttgcagggtggtaggggaagactcatgaatatgcctgctatggttgggttggttaggtttagacaagagaagtgggattggttatggttagggaaAGAATGTCAgagcgataatattccaaaaaggtgtaatacatgagaagtatggataactgtgtgtaaatatatgccaaggtactgtaaatgcacaggggtgcaaatagcatttGTACCAGAtagggtattaatagaacacattgctgtgtgcaccggcggggtacgaatagcattcatttctgaTTGCACCAAGGTACGAAcagcacttctaattgcaccagggtacgaatagcatacactgcccTCACCCTAAAAAGAATTTGAGTCATTGGCAATCAGACCCCATTGTGACATGGTATATATTGGTGGTAATGATGCTGTGATTAGTTCAGGATATTTGCTCCTGGGGTCTAGAGCAAGGATATAATTTGGCTAAGAGATATCGTAGCAATATCTGGATAGACTACTTAGTGAACGCCACAGAGTAGAAGCCGGAGATAGAGGCAAAGAGAGACTAGAATAAATGAGTGAGTAAAGGGAGTCTTCCTAATTAAACGTTCACTAAGCTTCATGTCAACTCAAAGATGTTAATAAGTCGTAAGTTTAACATTGTCCTTGtgagcgtgttagcatgctgatgttagcatgtaGCCCAGCTCAACTGTTGCACTTAAATTaaagattcaaaatcctttattaatcccacaatggggaaattcacactgttgcagcagcaagggaTAAGAGGAAAAGTAAAAGACACACGttaacacacaataataaatataattaatgaGAGTAAAtatagtaaaatgtatttacagtaatTACACAATACAGCGTCAGAAAGCTGGCGTGGCTGTAGACTGACAGTCTTGCtcggtttaggtgtgtgtgaggaaCAAACAGTCTGAATAAGTCTGTACTGAGATGGTTAATGACATGACTGCTTACTCCAatcgttttgtttttcagatcaAGTGTAACATATCCCCTACTGGTTTGAGAATTTCAACTACACACCTTCCGAccacaacacatcacacacgtcAAACTCTACCTCGTCCTTGTGTCGCTACAGGATAGTGTCAGTCATGACAGCAAGCAGACAGCTGTCACCCACACTGAATAAAAGATTTAGCTGCAAGTAGACAGAGAATAAAGTCGTCTATTTTGGGTCACCATCCTCATCCAAGTCTGCAGAGTCCTTGCAATAGCATGACGGCCTTGGAGCTaatgcttaaaggtcccatgacatgctgctttttggatgcttttatataggccttagtggtcccctaatactgtatctgaagtctctttcccgaaattcagacttggtgcagaattacagccactagagccagtcccacaatgagctttccttagtatgtgccttttctgtgtctgtagctattgaggaggagaggggaggtggggggaggggggcaaggtggagggtggggatgtggccttgaccaactgccactttgctcgtttgaaagccatgatgcctctctctcatgggtgggccaaattctctgggtgggaaAAGCAGataaaggggaggtaaccttgctccttatgagctaaTAACAAgtagattccagatcagcccatctgagctttcattttctcaaaggcagagcaggatactcagggctcggtttacaccaatcgccataggcaggctgggggaactcatattaatgttaaaaaaactcataaaatgacattttcatgccatgggacctttaagaaataCCATGAATTTTTTAAAGGCGTCTAACAGGCCATAAGGTTTGTCTTTATTGCTCATGATGAACCCAATCAGTTAAGTCAGCGAGGATAATGAATTGTGTGCATCGGGCTTTTGATGATAATGCTCTGGAGACCTGTGTGGATCTCCTGTTTGAAAATTAGAGAAAAAAATGATCTTTTGATTCTCGGTCTAAAGACAAACTATATCACTGAACCAGTCACGTGTACGTTCTTGTATATCATCATCAAGGTTACCAACGTAGGCCACAGTGACATTTTAACCAAGTGTTTAACCTCTTTATTTACAAAGTGATGAAATGCTTTGCCACCTCCCCATCTCATTTCTGAAGGTAATGACAAAGCGGTCAAACAGAGCAATCACAGAGCAGTTGTAGATAGATTGATCTTACACAATATAAAACAGCagttaaatataaaatgatGCAAGACAGCGGTACATCTGTTTGGAGGAAATGTACATAAATCTCAAAAATGGAGGTAGAAAAAGCACACACTACTCGACTGATGACATTTGACACTGAGAGAATTGTCAGGAGGGAAGTATCCACATCCtgattcaaaatttaaataGAAACGCTGTTGGCATCCTGTGGGGCAGAAGAGTCTCAAGAACATCACGTCAATTCTTAAAGTGAAACTGCAGAGTTCAACAGGTTTAGTTACCTGTATACAACCAATAATGTCAGCAGCCAAATGTGGAATGAAATTGATTTGAGGCAAAAATAACaagagtgaaaaatgtccacAGTATCATGGTTtctgacacatacacatacagttcACTTGGAATTGAAGTGTGCGATAAAGTGTTGGTTGAAACATGAAAACACTTCTGCCAAACTGTTATACACTTTCAGAATCTGAATTCTGTAACCAGTGTATTTATGTATACAGTGGCATGTAAGACAAATGTGTTTCATGCAGACACTAAACAAACTACTTTCAGTTCATTTTTAGAGCAACAAACACTGAGATTTCATGAATGAAAAAATGTTCCCTTCATGTCGCATTTTAACACCATTTTCCACCCACTTCCATTCCCTTGGCATCGCCACATTGTAAACATTTGTGAAACATTTAAGGTGCTCTTGTTAAATTTAGTGAGAGGACAAAATTGAAAAGTGTGACTggagaaaaagtgatttaaataaTATTTCGTCCTAGCACAAAGCACAATACAGCAAgtgtctctgactctctgtttGAAATAAATCTGGGATGTGCTCAAATGCATGTTTAGATGAAGATGATTAGAAGACAGTgtgcaacaaaacaaatgttttgcCTTATCAAACATCAATTTTGTTATCATACAGAAATCTGTTTGCTTTCTTAACCCTCTGAAAGCCTTAAGATGATTGATTGTGTGATTGTGACATGTCATTTCCTTTGTCACTACATTATCCTTCCATAAATCCAGAGCCAAGACGGAATTGTGGCATATGCACAAAAGCAGTGTCGACTTGAATAGCTCATCAAGTACGTTCTAGGATTTTCTTTCCCAAAATAGAATGactgagtcacacacacaatgaagtGATCCTGTCGTCTCTCTGCTTTTGCCGGGCGGCCAGAGAGCCACCAACAGTGACTCCCATTCTGTCTGTCGTTGTGTACAAGCACAGGCACATGCCCTACTCTTTGAGGGTCAATTTATGCTGCTGAATTACCCTGCTTTAAACCTTGAGAGCCTCATGCACGCCCACAGCAGACAGTCGGCGGTTGATGTTGCGGTAACGACAGCGGAGAAGGTCACGATAAGTGGAGCGCAGGTCTCGGTTGAAAAAGGCGTAGATGAACGGGTTCATTAGGGAGTTGGCATAGCCTAACCAGAGCAGCGTGCGCTCCAGCCAGATGGGCACACAGCTACACTCCACTCCACAGATAAAGGGCCTGGCAGTGGACAGGATGAAGAACGGCAGCCAGCACACAGTGAAGACCCCCACGATCACCCCCAGTGTTGTCGCTGCTTTCTGCTCCCGCTTGAAGATGGAGATGTTTCTGCGCTCACGGTTTAGCAGGCGCGATAAGGACGCGCACTCCTCCACCACCCCGGGCGGCTTCAGGCCCTGCATTCGCAGCGCCTCATTAGTCACTGTTTCGATGCGCTCGCGGCGCGGAAGGTCATTAAAGCGGTGCTTGGCGCCACTCTTGCGAGCTGCCCTGAAGATCTTGTAGTACATGACCAGCATGACCAGCATAGGGATGTAGAAGGCTACAGCTGTGGAATAGATGGTGTAGCCAAAGTCTTGGCTAATGAGGCACACGCCGGCTGTGTGTACGTTTTGGGCCCAGCCGCAGAAAGGCGGCAGGGTAATGGATGCTGACACCAGCCACACTCCCAGGATCATCTTCGCCATCAGCTGACCGTTCTGCCGGGCAGGGTATGTGAGGGGCCGTGTGATCCCCAGATATCTTtgagaaaaggagacaaaaaagtATCAGTACTAACCTCCATGCAGACTTtaaatttaggaataaaagcagttgaagcTACCTTGACCTTTTCCCTATAAGCATTTAATACCTTGTTCAGTACAGTAGCTTAATCACAGCAAAAACAAGGATGATTTATCACATTTAATGCACTCAGACATTGTGCTGAAGCAAGAACATCTGCTGCCTGCCTTTTATTGAGATGAAACTGCAGTGTAGTAGCATCAAATACATGTCCACTCATTTCAAATACAGGCATTTCAATGAGAGGTCATAAGCTCTGTCATTGCCTGTTGGGCCGTTAGCTGCTTTTGTTTGGCTTTGAAGGAGCTTAGTAGGTAGAGAGGGAGCTATCAATCAAACAGGCAGCTCAGTGGTTTCAAATAGCAGCTGGAGGTGTCAGGAAGATTAAGATAAAGCTTGAATTTGTACAAAACTGGGAAAATAGCCACTATTCTCACCAAATGATCAATCTGTGTGTACATCTCAGCGTGATTTGGCTGTGTGCCCGCAGCTTTTATCAGCATCAAATGCGTCATTGATGAAAGCTGTATATTTGACACTTCCGgctgtttttcttgtttctgTCTCTATGGTTAATCATAAGATAAAAAGCTTCAGGGAGCACTGGCCAATTCGTCTCAGCATGCACCAGTGATTCTATCAGCACTGTGGACATCAAATTCAGCTCAGTCAGCCTGGGCCGGATTTTTCACTCTATCAACTTCAGATGTTGAGTTTATACGAGTCAGGTCCAGTCTGAAAGATTTTCCTTAATGTTTATTTCAATTAGGAGAGACAAGTGAATGAAGTAAAGATGAATGTTTAGTATAACAGATGAGATGTGATATTTAAGTCTTTTTTACAAATAAGTTTGTTACAAATGCCTGTGTAGAATCTGTACTTTATATTCTGTTAAATTCCTATTAAAGGACAGGCATTAATTACacaactttgtttttgttgatgcTAAAATTACTCTTAAATCCATTCCAGTCCTTTTAAAAACTTTGCAGGTACACAGTACAGCAACAAAAAGATttttgcaaatacaaaacagTACATAATCCACATTTTTTGGTTTGCTACAATCTTACTGGCTTCAGAAAACGGGGCACTGTAGTCCAGCATGTCTGCTGCCCACTGTAGCTTGTTAACAACTGACGACACACCGTGCAAGTGGTATTGATCTAGATCACAATCACTTGGAAAAGACAGTGTAGCTACAACTGCACTGAGGCTGAAAGCACCCgattacatcacacacacacacacacacacacacacacacacacacacacaccccgccAGCCCCCccccactctcacacacacacacacacacacacatacacagatctGACACAGATCTGATCTTTTTTAATCAGCTTAGAAAAATcacaatatttattttcagttcCTATCTGGACCACATGCATACCGTAATTCGGCAGGCACATGAGGCATGTCACCTACATGCCACTCGTATCAGAATTTGTCAGCATTGCCATGACAACAAGTGAAACGGCCATCATTTTTTTGATACAGGTATCATTATTTTGTCGTCCTTGGCAGCTGGAGTGGACGAGTGGTGGCATACTGTAGATGACCACGAGACACAAGACTGGAAAGAAAGCCAAATACACTATTCCACAGGCTTTTAAAACTCCCTTGGGTCAGGTTAGTTGTGCTCACTGAATATTACATAacaaatactgtatactgtattcaGCTCAAATCCTGCTCTGCCTAATTTACAACCCGCACTTAAAATATACTCAAGCTTTACGGGAGGGCTGAACACATCCAGTCAAGCGATGTCAAATAGATACAAGTAAGATCCGGAGATGGGTACACTCCATGCTGTGGGAATTCTTAGGAATACATAATAGAAACCCAGTAATGCAACACTTCTCTTTGAATGCATTATTCAGTAATGAGGATGGTTGTTGTGGTGCTTATTTGGGGGGATATTTGCCTATCTGTGGGGGGTGGAGGGCAGTCCTCCACAAACCtatgactcattttcagccctttAGAAGGCAGAGCTGTTTTCAGACACACTCTCATTGGATACAAAATCCCCTCACCATCCTTTGGAGAGAAACAACTGCCAGGTTGgataagacaacacacataTTTAACACTTTATTACACAGCTTCCTGCTTGTATTTTAGCAGGCAGGCCAACTGGTCTGTGGGACCGCCAGTTGgttttatcttgtttgttttgacATGTTCTTGGAATATTAAACATTCCAGACCCCTGAGAGCCAAGAACAGGATAGCatacatgaatatatatatatatatatatatatatatatatatatgaatatattataAGGAACATTGCAAAATGAGGTTTGTATACAAAATTAGGTTTATATACAGCCAATAATGACATCACTACAACATACCAAGGAAACATAAAATGCACAACATTCTCACTCATACGGGTGCTTGGTCAGGACCTTATGCCGTAATTTTTCAACCTGCATGTAAGGGTGAGGTTTAGGTAACAAAACTTTAAGTTTAgtaaaagatcgtggtttggattaaaataagtatgtttgttACATAACTTAAAGTGACATTAGTTAAGTTTGTTACAAAAGTAAGGTAACTtacgttgacttttggtttcacatgggATTTGAACAGCAGTcacctgggtgaaagtcctatggttgtttgacccatcaatCTGCTCCAACCTCCGCCCTACTTTGTGGCTCGTTATCCCTGCGGACATTGTCACTCTTTATACTGTCATCTCACCATGCCGTGGTCAAGCAGTTGCTCTGAGCGTCTAATATTGCAGCGCATGGGCTTACATTGGAGTTAGCTGAAAGCCCAGTGCATTTCACGCAGAGTAGGAATGTGC
It encodes the following:
- the htr7c gene encoding 5-hydroxytryptamine receptor 7, which translates into the protein MFNTSGIELTFTKKEDISEVINGTLQLMYNVLVTVSPTTMWNESCGEQLQDFGRPEKIIIGVMLAIITAVTVMGNTLVVIAVCVVKKLRQPSNYLLVSLAVADLSVAIVVMPFVIVTDLTGGKWLFGEVFCNIFIGMDVMCCTASIMTLCVISVDRYLGITRPLTYPARQNGQLMAKMILGVWLVSASITLPPFCGWAQNVHTAGVCLISQDFGYTIYSTAVAFYIPMLVMLVMYYKIFRAARKSGAKHRFNDLPRRERIETVTNEALRMQGLKPPGVVEECASLSRLLNRERRNISIFKREQKAATTLGVIVGVFTVCWLPFFILSTARPFICGVECSCVPIWLERTLLWLGYANSLMNPFIYAFFNRDLRSTYRDLLRCRYRNINRRLSAVGVHEALKV